A window from Saprospiraceae bacterium encodes these proteins:
- a CDS encoding nuclear transport factor 2 family protein has protein sequence MFITEVLKQELTQWIETYWATYLKGDLETWATFLRDDYRNIGGTKEEIWNSKQEILEYTTWMMDQMKGHVEFRNREIDIIPYGSQVMLHEFTDVYIMIEGEWILYGPFRMSSLLEKTEKGWMALHQHGSYPDMKAMEGEAFSTNALKAENARLLEAVKVRTNELEIEASLERVRSAAMGMKKPDDMLDVCRVIAAQLQQFGVDHIRNVQTAIINENIGQYLCYQYFPAYEQPTIEDTQYQQSPVENEMVRQMIVSRNGHFIGSLTGKELDTWRTHRKEVKQFSDPLLDHASVVSYSFLSIGEGGLGLSLYRDMEEKVLILFKRFHQVFNLAYQRFRDIQIAEAQAREAQIEAALERVRAASMAMMDSSALSGIIYKLYAELTKLDAKLDRAFIMIVNPENQGITWWLAGKEGLLAENGFLYRKISILHT, from the coding sequence ATGTTTATAACTGAAGTACTAAAACAAGAATTGACCCAATGGATAGAAACCTACTGGGCGACCTACCTTAAAGGTGATCTGGAGACCTGGGCCACATTTCTTCGGGATGATTATCGCAATATAGGCGGTACAAAAGAAGAAATATGGAACAGTAAACAGGAGATTCTGGAATATACCACTTGGATGATGGATCAGATGAAAGGACATGTTGAGTTCCGAAACAGGGAGATCGATATCATCCCTTATGGTTCGCAAGTCATGTTGCATGAGTTTACAGATGTATATATAATGATAGAAGGAGAATGGATCTTGTATGGACCATTCAGGATGTCATCCCTGTTGGAAAAGACTGAAAAAGGTTGGATGGCCTTGCATCAACATGGTTCTTATCCCGACATGAAAGCCATGGAAGGCGAGGCTTTTTCTACAAATGCACTGAAGGCTGAAAATGCCAGGCTGCTTGAGGCAGTAAAAGTAAGGACCAATGAACTGGAAATAGAAGCTTCATTGGAACGAGTGAGATCTGCAGCTATGGGTATGAAAAAGCCGGATGACATGCTGGATGTATGCAGGGTTATTGCTGCACAGTTGCAGCAGTTTGGTGTCGATCATATCCGAAATGTGCAGACAGCCATCATTAATGAAAATATCGGACAATACCTTTGTTATCAGTATTTTCCGGCTTATGAACAGCCTACCATTGAAGATACACAATATCAACAAAGTCCGGTAGAAAATGAAATGGTGAGGCAGATGATTGTATCCCGTAACGGACATTTTATAGGAAGCCTTACAGGCAAAGAACTTGACACTTGGCGCACTCACCGAAAGGAAGTGAAACAGTTTTCGGACCCGTTATTAGATCACGCGTCAGTAGTTAGCTACAGTTTTCTTTCTATAGGCGAAGGAGGACTGGGATTGTCACTGTACCGGGATATGGAAGAAAAAGTTTTGATATTATTCAAACGTTTTCATCAGGTTTTTAATCTTGCTTACCAGCGATTTAGGGATATACAAATAGCCGAAGCTCAGGCACGTGAAGCGCAGATAGAAGCTGCCCTTGAAAGAGTGAGAGCAGCATCTATGGCTATGATGGATTCATCAGCTTTAAGTGGAATTATCTATAAACTATATGCAGAACTTACAAAACTGGATGCCAAACTCGACAGGGCATTTATCATGATCGTCAATCCTGAAAATCAGGGAATCACCTGGTGGCTGGCCGGTAAGGAAGGCCTGCTGGCAGAAAATGGGTTTTTATACAGAAAAATCAGCATCCTTCACACCTGA
- a CDS encoding response regulator, whose amino-acid sequence MKFLVVDDEKDVEILFRQKLRKEIRSGEIEIEFVFSANEALEILRSRKPPEVMYIFSDINMPGMTGLDLLDKVKAEFPEIKVSMISAYGDSENYDRAMSSGAKGFYTKPIDFDTLKDEIQGLLNK is encoded by the coding sequence ATGAAATTCTTAGTAGTAGATGATGAAAAAGATGTTGAAATCTTGTTTCGGCAAAAACTCAGAAAAGAAATCAGGAGCGGAGAGATTGAAATAGAGTTTGTATTTTCGGCAAACGAAGCACTTGAGATCCTCCGAAGTCGCAAACCTCCTGAAGTGATGTACATTTTTTCGGATATCAATATGCCCGGCATGACCGGACTTGACCTGCTGGACAAAGTCAAAGCCGAATTTCCCGAAATCAAAGTAAGTATGATATCAGCTTACGGCGACAGCGAAAATTATGACAGGGCAATGAGCTCAGGAGCAAAAGGGTTTTATACTAAACCCATAGATTTCGATACGTTGAAAGATGAAATTCAAGGCCTGTTAAATAAATAA